In a genomic window of Helianthus annuus cultivar XRQ/B chromosome 10, HanXRQr2.0-SUNRISE, whole genome shotgun sequence:
- the LOC110882807 gene encoding uncharacterized protein LOC110882807, which produces MTWDEFKAPFLKHHSPKAVINRIKEEFIQLRQKDESIDKIMGIFLDKLRFCDELVTTEEQKIYYYYNMLSAKYREFMTPSKYETLTKIINTAREREIELRKQVEQGERRAQDVNPSPTKKARTTKSAKRSDVKGGSPSCKICGKGYKGECRFKDKPCPICGKTGHTASLCPRKVSVCYKCYQPGHKKSECPELVGKKDGKDTQTEAQKAKARSFHLTVTKAKIEPDVISSIFAVNSIPARVLFDTGTNKSFISHEFIRNPSFLLTKLPMPLEVEIGDNKSFIVCDVCQNCKLSIDDEEYSIDLILMLMGEFQVVVGMDWLSRHHAKVVCFRKEIKLTSPSGKHVIIYGEKGGNPVVCSMLEAHKLIRRGCKAFMIYACEPEKESPKIGDVPAIRDYEDVFLEDLREYRQNRK; this is translated from the coding sequence ATGACATGGGATGAGTTTAAGGCACCGTTCCTTAAACATCACAGTCCCAAGGCGGTCATTAACAGAATTAAGGAAGAATTCATCCAACTAAGGCAAAAGGATGAATCAATAGACAAGATCATGGGTATCTTCCTTGATAAACTAAGGTTCTGTGACGAGTTAGTGACAACAGAGGAACAGAAGATATATTACTACTACAACATGTTGAGTGCTAAATatcgggagttcatgactccctcaaAGTACGAGACTCTCACCAAGATCATAAACACTGCTCGGGAACGAGAGATTGAGCTGAGAAAGCAAGTTGAGCAGGGTGAACGAAGGGCGCAAGATGTtaatccaagccctacaaagaaagcACGAACGACGAAATCGGCGAAGAGGTCGGATGTGaaaggcgggtcgccaagttgTAAAATCTGTGGGAAAGGATATAAGGGTGAGTGTCGCTTCAAGGATAAACCATGCCCTATATGTGGGAAGACTGGGCATACGGCTTCATTATGCCCAAGAAAAGTCTCAGTCTGTTACAAATGCTACCAACCGGGCCACAAGAAATCCGAATGCCCGGAGTTAGTTGGGAAGAAGGATGGAAAGGATACGCAGACGGAGGCACAGAAAGCAAAGGCCAGATCTTTCCACCTAACCGTAACAAAAGCAAAGATAGAACCCGATGTGATCTCAAGTATATTTGCTGTAAACTCTATTCCCGCACGTGTGTTGTTTGATACAGGtacgaataaatcctttatttcacacGAATTTATCCGAAATCCTTCATTCCTATTAACAAAGTTACctatgcccttagaagtagagataggtgaTAATAAGAGCTTCATCGTGTGTGACGTATGCCAAAACTGCAAGTTGAGTATCGATGATGAAGAATACTCAATAGACTTGATCCTGATGttgatgggagaatttcaagtggttgtcgggatggattggttatcccgacaTCACGCGAAGGTCGTATGCTTCCGTAAGGAGATAAAACTTACGTCCCCGAGCGGAAAGCACGTTATTATTTATGGTGAAAAAGGGGGTAATCCCGTGGTGTGTTCGATGTTAGAAGCTCATAAGCTCATAAGGCGTGGATGTAAAGCGTTCATGATATATGCGTGTGAACCGGAGAAAGAGTCGCCGAAGATTGGAGACGTACCGGCGATACGTGATTATGAAGACGTGTTTCTGGAAGACTTGCGGGAATACCGCCAGAACAGGAAGTAG
- the LOC110885940 gene encoding uncharacterized protein LOC110885940, with protein sequence MSVERSFEAWEEVQRHGLDLADRLTHGFTDLIHSHITPPSFNWPNPHPPKLFDVEFNTQLVEHDFRMLVDSTSNGINGVSAIFDIGNKLGQVGADFGASLNGVVQQFVRRLPVPFRHEEDTVMLRVDDGVQRAADLGISMQVNEDLGTIAKRFKEFGFDEMETETGKGKDESGGEEVAGINLKAAGFSGRSQGVLNFSTMFDSRTCGLESSLAARGDIWRIEASNGSLTSGNVNSNLFLVQLGPVLFIRDSTLLLPVHLSKKHLLWYGYDRKNGIHSLCPAVWSKHRRYLLMSMLCLNPMACTFMDLQFPNGQLTYVAGEGISTSAFLPLFGGLLQAQGQYPGEMKFSFSCKNKWGTRITPMVQWPAKSFTLGFEQALAWKRSGLMVRPTVQFSLHPTIGGSNPGLKAELVHSLNEELSLIGGCSLVSHPTAFASVSLGRSKWNGNVGKTGVVLRAETPLGNVGRPSFSIQLNSGIEF encoded by the exons ATGTCTGTAGAGCGATCATTCGAAGCATGGGAAGAAGTACAACGTCACGGCCTAGATCTAGCCGACAGATTAACCCACGGTTTCACTGACCTCATCCACTCACACATCACCCCGCCATCCTTCAACTGGCCAAACCCTCACCCACCAAAGCTATTCGATGTCGAATTCAATACCCAATTGGTGGAACATGATTTCAGGATGTTGGTTGACAGTACTAGCAATGGGATTAATGGGGTTTCTGCGATTTTTGATATAGGGAATAAGTTGGGCCAGGTTGGGGCGGACTTTGGAGCGAGTTTGAATGGGGTTGTTCAGCAGTTTGTTAGGCGGTTGCCCGTCCCGTTTCGGCATGAGGAAGATACGGTTATGTTGAGGGTGGATGATGGGGTGCAGAGGGCTGCTGATTTGGGGATTAGTATGCAGGTTAATGAGGATTTGGGGACGATTGCGAAGCGGTTCAAGGAGTTCGGGTTTGATGAGATGGAGACGGAGACAGGGAAGGGGAAGGATGAGTCGGGTGGGGAGGAGGTTGCTGGGATTAATTTGAAGGCTGCTGGATTTTCGGGCCGGAGTCAG GGAGTTCTTAATTTTTCGACAATGTTTGATAGTCGAACATGTGGTCTAGAAAGTTCTTTAGCCGCAAGGGGAGACATCTGGAGGATTGAAGCATCAAATGGCAGTTTAACTTCCGGAAATGTGAATTCAAATCTTTTTCTTGTTCAGCTTGGACCCGTCCTCTTTATCCGTGACTCCACTCTTCTTTTACCGGTTCATTTGTCAAAAAAACATTTACTTTGGTATGGTTATGACAGAAAG AATGGAATACATTCTCTTTGTCCAGCTGTGTGGTCAAAGCATAGAAGATATTTATTGATGTCAATGTTGTGTCTCAATCCCATGGCTTGT ACGTTCATGGATTTGCAGTTTCCAAACGGTCAGCTCACGTACGTTGCTGGTGAAGGCATATCCACTAGCGCTTTTCTACCCCTTTTTGGCGGTCTGCTTCAAGCACAAGGGCAATATCCAGGAGAAATGAAGTTCAGTTTCTCATGCAAG AATAAATGGGGAACACGGATCACGCCCATGGTTCAATGGCCTGCGAAATCATTTACATTGGGGTTTGAACAAGCTTTGGCTTGGAAACGATCGGGTCTCATGGTGAGGCCTACAGTTCAGTTCAG CTTACATCCGACAATCGGTGGAAGCAACCCTGGACTGAAGGCAGAACTTGTGCATTCGCTAAACGAGGAACTGAGTCTCATCGGTGGGTGTTCTTTAGTTTCACACCCTACTGCTTTTGCATCAGTGTCG CTAGGTAGGTCAAAGTGGAACGGGAATGTTGGGAAAACCGGGGTAGTATTGAGAGCTGAAACACCCCTTGGGAATGTCGGCCGGCCTTCGTTTTCCATTCAGTTAAATAGTGGTATTGAATTTTGA